The following proteins come from a genomic window of Geomonas sp. RF6:
- a CDS encoding SDR family NAD(P)-dependent oxidoreductase, producing MYQGEHVLVTGAGGFIGSHLVERLVREGGKVRAFVRYNSRGDAGMLRLLDSQVRREVETVAGDLRDSDAVRKAVQGCRVVFHLGALIAIPYSYLHPREVVDTNVIGTLNVLEACRDSGVERMVHTSTSEVYGTARYAPIDEKHPLQGQSPYSASKIAADKLCESFHAAFSLPVATLRPFNTFGPRQSGRAVIPTITSQLLSGGELRLGNLTPTRDYTFVSDTVDGFVRIARCDAAVGRAVNVGSGAEISIGGLAEKLAGIVGREVDVVLDRQRVRPAESEVNRLLANNALALELFGWQPRVSLDEGLNKVVDWVRDNLGNYRVGQYEV from the coding sequence ATGTATCAGGGAGAACACGTCTTGGTAACAGGAGCGGGGGGATTCATCGGGAGTCACCTGGTTGAACGGCTCGTCCGGGAGGGGGGAAAGGTGAGGGCCTTTGTGCGCTACAACTCCCGCGGCGACGCGGGGATGCTGCGCCTTCTCGATTCGCAGGTGCGGCGGGAGGTGGAAACGGTCGCCGGCGACCTGCGCGACTCCGACGCGGTGCGCAAGGCGGTGCAGGGGTGCCGGGTCGTCTTCCATCTCGGCGCGCTCATCGCCATCCCGTACTCCTACCTCCACCCGAGGGAGGTGGTGGACACGAACGTCATCGGCACCCTGAACGTACTGGAGGCGTGCCGCGACTCTGGAGTCGAGCGTATGGTGCATACCTCGACGAGCGAGGTGTACGGCACCGCCCGCTACGCCCCCATCGATGAAAAGCACCCGCTGCAGGGGCAGTCGCCGTACTCCGCGAGCAAGATCGCGGCGGACAAGCTGTGCGAGAGCTTCCACGCCGCCTTTTCCCTCCCGGTCGCCACGCTGCGCCCCTTCAACACCTTCGGGCCGCGCCAGTCCGGGCGCGCGGTGATCCCGACCATCACGAGCCAGCTCCTGTCGGGGGGGGAGCTGCGGCTGGGGAATCTGACCCCCACCCGCGACTACACCTTCGTGAGCGACACGGTGGACGGCTTCGTGCGCATCGCCCGCTGCGACGCCGCGGTCGGCCGCGCGGTCAATGTCGGCTCCGGAGCGGAGATCAGCATCGGAGGGCTCGCGGAAAAGCTCGCGGGGATCGTCGGGCGCGAGGTCGACGTGGTCCTCGACCGGCAGCGGGTGCGCCCAGCGGAGAGCGAGGTGAACCGCCTGCTGGCAAATAACGCCCTGGCGCTGGAACTCTTTGGATGGCAGCCCCGCGTCTCGCTCGACGAGGGGCTCAACAAGGTGGTCGACTGGGTGCGCGACAACCTGGGGAACTACCGGGTCGGTCAGTACGAGGTATGA
- a CDS encoding glycosyltransferase family 4 protein: MKLCYIADVNNVHPQRIVQHFAARGHEIEVVSVTDPGEKALRGMEGRGVKVHYVGPLATGRKLSLSFASAQLAALRKTRGIIRAFAPDIVHCLYLTDCGLYGALSGFHPLMVFAMGSDLYLDPGRSLLHRSIYRYVLRRADLIHTGSEHAAQKLACDGGRAGAVRMLPYGTDLQLFRPRPQDPELMRRLDLLPEQKIVVSTRALQPVYSVDTLILAIPRVLRGIPEARFVVVGSGTLKEELEALARGLGVAGAVRFVGNVPEIARYLNLAHLFVSTSLSDVFACSTMEAMACGKPVAVSEIPGVGEWIVDRWNGRLFPPRGHEQLAECLVETLADPPAMKAMGQLNRRLMEEKGDLLVAMEEMEVEYRRLLVPLAGCRGTT, from the coding sequence ATGAAGCTTTGCTACATCGCGGACGTGAACAACGTCCACCCGCAGCGGATCGTGCAGCACTTCGCCGCGAGGGGGCACGAGATAGAAGTGGTCTCGGTCACTGATCCGGGGGAGAAGGCGCTGAGGGGGATGGAGGGGAGGGGGGTGAAGGTCCACTACGTGGGCCCGCTCGCTACCGGCCGCAAGCTTTCCCTCTCCTTCGCCTCGGCGCAGCTCGCGGCGCTCAGGAAGACGCGCGGTATCATACGCGCCTTTGCCCCCGACATCGTGCACTGTCTCTACCTGACCGACTGCGGACTCTACGGCGCCCTGAGCGGATTCCACCCCCTCATGGTCTTTGCCATGGGAAGCGATCTCTACCTCGATCCGGGGCGCAGCCTGCTGCACCGGAGCATCTACCGGTACGTGCTGCGCCGCGCGGACCTCATCCACACCGGCTCCGAGCACGCCGCGCAAAAGCTCGCCTGCGACGGCGGGCGCGCAGGCGCGGTGCGCATGCTGCCGTACGGGACGGATCTGCAGCTCTTCCGCCCGCGTCCCCAGGACCCGGAACTGATGCGGCGACTCGACCTCCTCCCGGAGCAAAAGATCGTCGTCAGCACCCGCGCCTTGCAGCCGGTGTACAGCGTGGATACCCTCATCCTCGCCATACCCCGGGTGCTGCGGGGGATTCCGGAGGCCCGCTTCGTCGTCGTCGGCTCCGGGACGCTGAAAGAGGAGCTCGAGGCCCTGGCGAGGGGACTCGGCGTCGCCGGCGCGGTGCGCTTCGTGGGGAACGTGCCGGAGATCGCGCGCTATCTCAACCTCGCCCACCTCTTCGTCTCCACCTCCCTTTCCGACGTCTTTGCCTGCTCTACCATGGAGGCGATGGCGTGCGGGAAGCCGGTGGCGGTGAGCGAGATCCCCGGCGTCGGCGAGTGGATCGTCGATCGCTGGAACGGCAGGCTCTTTCCCCCGAGGGGGCACGAGCAGCTGGCGGAGTGCCTGGTGGAGACCCTGGCGGATCCCCCCGCCATGAAGGCTATGGGGCAATTGAACCGTCGCCTCATGGAGGAGAAGGGGGATCTGCTGGTGGCGATGGAGGAGATGGAAGTGGAGTACCGCAGGCTCCTGGTCCCCCTCGCGGGGTGCAGGGGGACAACATGA
- a CDS encoding DegT/DnrJ/EryC1/StrS family aminotransferase: MEKELKIPLSSPDITGKEIDAVVRVLQTPHLSLGPKLREFEEAFAGYLGVEHAVAVSSGTAALHLAVKSLGIGEKDAVITTPFSFISSANCILFERALPIFVDIEPVTYNIAPERVEEFLGTECATEWGTGRVLHRKSGRQVKAILAVHVFGHPCDMERLAAIAAKYRLHIIEDACEAIGAECQGKKAGSVGEIGIFAFYPNKQMTTGEGGMLVTRDPGVALLCRSLRNQGRDAGGGWLAHRWLGYNYRLSDLNCALGIAQLSRIEEILRKRDMVARLYNSLLDGLVAVPATVPGAVRSWFVYVVALKGSPEPDREWVLKELTRRGIGCSNYFPPIHLQPFYQQSFGYRPGDFPITEGIARRTVALPLHNRLTADEVRRVVETLREVLAKSPARPEERKAVPGDWGLRRAPLQRTGGA, encoded by the coding sequence ATGGAAAAGGAACTGAAGATACCTCTTTCCTCTCCGGACATAACCGGGAAGGAGATCGACGCAGTCGTCCGGGTCCTCCAGACCCCTCACCTGAGCCTCGGGCCGAAGCTTCGGGAATTCGAGGAGGCCTTTGCCGGCTACCTCGGGGTGGAGCACGCCGTGGCGGTAAGCAGCGGGACGGCGGCGCTGCACCTCGCCGTGAAGAGCCTGGGGATTGGAGAGAAGGACGCGGTGATCACCACCCCCTTCAGCTTCATCTCCTCTGCCAACTGCATCCTCTTCGAGAGGGCGCTCCCGATCTTCGTGGACATCGAGCCGGTCACCTACAACATCGCGCCTGAGCGGGTGGAAGAGTTCCTGGGGACGGAGTGCGCCACCGAGTGGGGGACCGGCAGGGTGCTGCACAGAAAGAGCGGGCGTCAGGTAAAGGCGATCCTCGCGGTGCACGTTTTCGGGCACCCCTGCGACATGGAGCGTCTCGCCGCGATCGCCGCGAAATACCGCCTGCACATAATCGAGGACGCCTGCGAAGCGATCGGCGCCGAGTGCCAGGGGAAAAAGGCGGGGTCCGTGGGGGAGATAGGGATCTTCGCCTTCTACCCGAACAAGCAGATGACCACCGGGGAGGGGGGGATGCTCGTGACCCGTGACCCGGGGGTGGCGCTCCTTTGCAGGAGCCTCAGAAACCAGGGGCGCGACGCCGGAGGGGGGTGGCTCGCGCACCGCTGGCTCGGCTACAACTACCGCCTGAGCGACCTGAACTGCGCACTGGGGATAGCACAGCTGTCGAGGATCGAGGAGATCCTGCGCAAGAGGGACATGGTGGCGAGGCTGTACAACTCCCTCCTGGACGGTCTGGTGGCCGTCCCCGCAACTGTTCCGGGTGCCGTGCGCAGCTGGTTTGTCTACGTCGTGGCGCTGAAGGGGAGCCCGGAGCCTGACAGGGAGTGGGTGCTGAAGGAACTGACCCGCCGGGGGATCGGCTGCAGCAACTACTTCCCGCCGATCCACCTGCAGCCCTTCTATCAGCAGAGCTTCGGCTACCGCCCCGGCGACTTCCCGATCACTGAAGGGATCGCCAGGCGCACGGTAGCGCTCCCGCTGCACAACCGCCTCACCGCCGACGAGGTCCGGCGCGTGGTGGAGACCCTGCGGGAAGTGCTGGCCAAATCCCCGGCGCGCCCGGAAGAGCGGAAAGCGGTCCCCGGCGATTGGGGGTTGCGGCGGGCGCCGCTCCAGAGGACGGGAGGGGCGTGA
- a CDS encoding glycosyltransferase family 2 protein produces MTGNKELQAEYDALPTVSIAVVVRDEAEHIAGCLEALKRQDYPQERLEIVIVDGGSTDGTMEIVRHFLSQCTNMRLIERPGCSYPAGLNIALQQARGEIWAFVDGHATVQHDHITRHVAYLKRTGAACVGGLIRTTGEGYLGCAIAHALSTPFGVGNARFRHSDPPRSSGCYVDTVPYGAYRRKLVQAAGGFDESRLRSADLELHSRIRALGGNFYLAPDICTRYFSRPTLKRMMGQAFANGYPLARTLRAASPRHFVPALFVAALVVTLLASPWLQEARLAFLGISGAYLSLDFVFSALTAQRQGWRYFPALLLIYPLLHTSYGAGSLAGFRPELSATTAPAGRGCAPREG; encoded by the coding sequence ATGACTGGAAACAAAGAGCTGCAAGCGGAATACGACGCGCTTCCGACCGTGAGCATCGCCGTCGTCGTCCGCGACGAGGCTGAGCACATCGCGGGGTGTCTGGAGGCGCTGAAGCGGCAGGACTACCCGCAGGAGCGCCTCGAAATCGTCATCGTGGATGGCGGCTCCACCGACGGCACGATGGAGATCGTGCGGCACTTTCTATCGCAGTGCACCAACATGAGGCTCATCGAACGCCCCGGGTGCTCGTATCCTGCCGGGCTCAATATCGCGCTGCAGCAGGCCCGCGGCGAGATCTGGGCCTTTGTGGACGGGCACGCCACGGTGCAGCACGACCACATCACCAGGCATGTAGCCTACCTGAAAAGGACCGGCGCTGCGTGTGTCGGCGGATTGATCCGCACCACCGGGGAGGGGTATCTCGGCTGCGCCATCGCCCATGCCCTCAGTACCCCCTTTGGCGTCGGCAACGCCCGCTTTCGCCACTCGGACCCCCCGCGCTCCAGCGGGTGCTATGTAGACACCGTCCCCTACGGCGCCTACCGCAGAAAGCTCGTGCAGGCGGCGGGGGGCTTCGACGAGAGCCGGCTGCGCTCCGCGGACCTCGAGCTGCACAGCCGCATCCGCGCCCTCGGCGGAAACTTTTATCTCGCGCCGGACATCTGCACCCGCTACTTCAGCCGCCCGACCTTGAAGAGGATGATGGGGCAGGCCTTCGCCAACGGCTACCCCCTGGCGAGGACCTTGCGGGCGGCGTCGCCGAGGCATTTCGTCCCGGCACTCTTCGTGGCGGCGCTCGTCGTCACCCTCCTGGCGTCCCCGTGGCTCCAGGAGGCGCGGCTCGCCTTCCTCGGGATCTCCGGCGCGTACCTTTCACTCGACTTCGTTTTCAGCGCGCTCACGGCGCAGCGGCAGGGGTGGCGGTACTTCCCGGCGCTTCTGCTGATTTATCCGCTATTGCATACAAGCTACGGAGCGGGGAGCCTCGCCGGTTTCCGCCCCGAGCTCTCCGCCACGACCGCCCCTGCAGGGAGGGGGTGCGCGCCCCGCGAGGGGTAG
- a CDS encoding MraY family glycosyltransferase — MLGAPGVFSSFALGVVAAFILTPAAVLLARKKGLCDSPDAEGLKIHRGAMPVIGGCAVFLALAGALLPLFVREGGAPRGLAVIAGCALFLVVLGVVDDLHELSPGIRFLGHLMVGVALSLGGVRIGSLPGEALNVACTVVVVVGLINALNLLDGMDGLASGVASVSSLGFLGLFMLQQNPYGVVAAALLGALLGFLPYNVHPARIFLGDNGSTLIGFLLAVLAISVSSGPSVAPLFASLAIVSVPVFDTGWAIVRRVRGGRSLFIGDREHFYDRLLRRGLTQRQVAAVGYGLSFAGSIAGWSLYLLCAP, encoded by the coding sequence ATGCTAGGCGCTCCCGGTGTTTTTTCCTCCTTCGCTCTCGGAGTCGTCGCCGCCTTTATCCTGACTCCCGCCGCCGTCCTCCTCGCCAGGAAGAAGGGGCTTTGCGACTCCCCCGATGCCGAGGGGCTGAAGATACACCGCGGCGCCATGCCGGTGATCGGCGGGTGTGCGGTATTTCTCGCGCTCGCCGGGGCGCTCCTCCCCCTCTTCGTGAGGGAGGGGGGGGCGCCGAGGGGGCTCGCGGTCATCGCGGGGTGCGCCCTCTTCCTCGTCGTCCTCGGAGTAGTAGACGACCTGCACGAGCTTTCCCCCGGGATCCGCTTCCTGGGGCACCTCATGGTGGGGGTCGCCCTCTCCCTTGGCGGGGTAAGGATCGGGAGTCTTCCGGGGGAGGCGCTGAACGTCGCCTGCACCGTCGTCGTGGTGGTGGGACTCATCAACGCGCTGAACCTCCTCGACGGGATGGACGGCCTCGCCTCCGGCGTCGCGTCCGTCTCCTCCCTCGGGTTTCTCGGGCTCTTCATGCTCCAGCAGAATCCGTACGGGGTCGTGGCGGCGGCGCTTCTCGGGGCGCTTCTCGGCTTTCTCCCCTACAACGTCCACCCCGCCCGGATCTTTCTCGGGGACAACGGGAGCACACTCATCGGCTTTCTCCTCGCGGTGCTGGCGATATCCGTCTCTTCCGGGCCTTCCGTGGCACCGCTTTTCGCTTCCCTTGCCATCGTCTCGGTCCCGGTCTTTGACACCGGGTGGGCCATCGTGCGCAGGGTCCGGGGGGGGCGGAGCCTCTTCATCGGGGACCGGGAGCACTTCTACGACAGGCTGCTGAGACGGGGACTGACCCAGAGGCAGGTCGCCGCCGTCGGCTACGGGCTTTCCTTCGCAGGGAGCATCGCCGGATGGAGCCTCTACCTGCTGTGCGCCCCCTAG
- a CDS encoding glycosyltransferase family 4 protein produces MRILIYTVINMNGALGSRVNVETLARKLSAEGHEVVLFSPASAGEKRSFPFPAVYLRPAGEGWLVQKLLQDVRAGVELLRLVRRGWRPDVVFSRFGINTVVLPVLCTILRISYIADVHGSYEQTLVNEWGVPKFLLPVLLAVEKLNYLLSDRIITVSDELSLLVAQSPGVEKEKVLTIPNGIDLSLFGSEGAADPLFRERARGGKGMVFGFVGMFNRWLGVVNIIEAFALLKKEFPAVAREVKLLLVGDGAERATVEELIEREGLGDMVSLTGWVEHHEVPKYLSCFDVALAPYTSEPGTRGWGSSLKIMEYLAAGRWTIASEMTIVSRIIRETAAGYILPCAEPRAIMEGVLHAWEHRGELSERAQKARSYIRLHLSWEVRIRKIEDAMRAALEEKPCPET; encoded by the coding sequence ATGAGAATACTTATCTACACCGTCATCAACATGAACGGCGCCCTCGGCTCCCGCGTGAACGTGGAGACCCTGGCGAGGAAGCTCTCGGCAGAGGGGCACGAGGTGGTCCTCTTTTCCCCCGCCTCGGCTGGAGAGAAGCGCTCCTTCCCCTTTCCCGCGGTGTACCTGAGGCCGGCAGGGGAGGGGTGGCTGGTGCAGAAGCTCCTCCAGGACGTGCGCGCCGGGGTGGAACTCCTGCGGCTGGTGCGGCGGGGGTGGCGCCCTGACGTCGTCTTCTCCCGCTTCGGGATAAACACGGTCGTCCTCCCGGTTCTGTGCACGATCTTGCGGATCAGCTACATCGCCGACGTGCACGGCTCCTATGAGCAGACCCTGGTGAACGAGTGGGGTGTGCCGAAATTCCTCCTCCCCGTCCTCCTTGCGGTGGAGAAGCTGAACTATCTCCTCTCCGACCGGATCATCACCGTGAGCGACGAGCTTTCCCTGCTCGTTGCGCAGTCCCCCGGGGTGGAGAAGGAGAAGGTGCTGACGATACCAAACGGCATCGATCTGAGCCTCTTCGGCAGCGAGGGGGCCGCCGACCCCCTCTTCCGGGAGAGGGCGAGGGGGGGGAAGGGGATGGTCTTCGGCTTCGTGGGGATGTTCAACCGCTGGCTCGGGGTGGTGAACATAATCGAGGCCTTCGCCCTCCTGAAAAAGGAATTCCCGGCCGTCGCCCGCGAGGTGAAGCTTCTGCTGGTCGGGGACGGCGCGGAGCGCGCGACGGTGGAGGAGCTCATCGAGCGGGAGGGGCTCGGCGACATGGTCTCCCTGACCGGGTGGGTCGAGCACCACGAGGTCCCGAAGTATCTGAGCTGCTTTGACGTCGCGCTCGCCCCGTACACTTCCGAGCCGGGCACCCGCGGCTGGGGGAGCTCCCTGAAGATCATGGAGTACCTCGCCGCCGGGCGCTGGACCATAGCCTCCGAGATGACGATCGTCTCCCGCATCATCAGGGAGACCGCCGCCGGCTACATCCTGCCGTGCGCCGAGCCGCGGGCGATCATGGAGGGGGTGCTGCACGCCTGGGAGCATCGCGGGGAACTGTCGGAGCGGGCCCAGAAGGCGCGCAGCTACATCCGGCTACACCTGAGCTGGGAGGTGCGCATCCGCAAGATCGAGGACGCCATGCGCGCAGCACTGGAAGAGAAGCCATGTCCCGAAACGTAG
- a CDS encoding nucleotidyltransferase family protein, producing MRATILAGGRGTRLAPYTMVFPKPLMPIGGMPILEIVVRQLAHHGFTEVTMAVGHLAELIETFFGDGARFGLKITYSREREPLGTAGPLGLIKDLDEPFLVMNGDLLTTVDFSGLARFHRSHDGIASIGLYEKTVKIDLGIVETDEENLVSGYLEKPTLKHWVSMGIYMFDPRVLSYVPEGVRLDLPELILKLVEAGEKSVAYRFQGRWLDIGRPEDYHEAAEIFEARRQEFCPAFPPAARMRAA from the coding sequence ATGCGAGCAACTATTCTGGCAGGAGGACGCGGAACGCGTCTTGCCCCCTATACGATGGTTTTCCCAAAACCGCTGATGCCGATCGGCGGCATGCCGATCCTGGAGATCGTGGTGCGCCAGCTGGCCCACCACGGCTTCACCGAGGTGACGATGGCCGTGGGGCATCTGGCCGAGCTGATCGAGACCTTCTTCGGCGACGGCGCCCGCTTCGGCCTCAAGATAACCTACTCCCGCGAGCGCGAGCCCCTCGGGACTGCGGGACCGCTGGGGCTCATAAAGGATCTGGACGAGCCGTTCCTGGTCATGAACGGCGATCTCCTCACCACGGTCGACTTCTCGGGGCTTGCCCGCTTCCATCGCTCCCACGACGGCATCGCCTCCATCGGCCTTTACGAGAAGACGGTGAAGATCGACCTGGGGATCGTGGAAACGGACGAAGAGAATCTCGTTTCCGGCTACCTGGAGAAGCCGACCCTGAAACACTGGGTGAGCATGGGGATCTACATGTTCGACCCGCGCGTCCTCTCCTATGTGCCGGAGGGGGTGCGGCTCGACCTCCCGGAACTGATCCTGAAGCTCGTGGAGGCGGGAGAGAAGTCGGTCGCCTACCGCTTCCAGGGGCGCTGGCTCGACATCGGGCGCCCGGAGGACTACCACGAGGCCGCGGAGATCTTCGAGGCCAGGCGCCAGGAATTCTGTCCCGCCTTCCCCCCCGCCGCGCGGATGAGGGCGGCGTGA
- a CDS encoding O-antigen ligase family protein has product MSYPAARPAERFGLPACAAIGIAVGAAALAALELQKDLSIFTVLVLFLFPATLWCPDRTRAQMILMILSFCVGRSFYVGEVYAGHHGGSQGLGEFFLSDVWLMLLLASWGTSKGDGGVKGISRLDCAVLALLLWCLVSVVAAGGTLLGFADLLRIVKVTLLYFYLSRNLRDETEVKIVCYTLLFTLAAQALSIIYMYLGGTMPFNHFQNAEMEEAELFTMRRIGGTLGITGTAVFFELMIPLAISFIFFAAGRALTLLAWPLFVLGMISVVFTASRTSIAVLFLAVLILWPWAFLRERARRVQLLSFAAVFLVLMAFFAWMALPRLEASYMNHSMEARGSYTVIAKEIIADRPVFGVGLNSFYENAPRYSGFRGAVSQLYGVHNVYLSFGAETGLAGIVILGWIFVEALVFAFTNQRRGTPFVRALSLGIAAALCGSFLISSNLGMGFKYLYTIWSYLWLFLALLAAMHRMVKKEGNAAGGGTPAKWREGA; this is encoded by the coding sequence ATGAGCTATCCTGCCGCACGACCAGCCGAGCGCTTCGGTCTCCCGGCCTGCGCTGCCATCGGTATCGCCGTCGGAGCCGCGGCGCTCGCGGCGCTGGAGTTGCAGAAGGACCTCTCCATTTTCACCGTCCTCGTCCTCTTCCTCTTCCCGGCGACCCTGTGGTGCCCGGACCGGACGCGGGCGCAGATGATCCTGATGATCTTAAGCTTTTGCGTCGGGCGCTCCTTCTACGTTGGCGAGGTCTACGCCGGCCATCACGGCGGCTCCCAGGGGCTGGGAGAATTCTTCCTCTCCGACGTCTGGCTCATGCTCCTTCTCGCCTCCTGGGGAACCTCGAAGGGGGATGGCGGAGTGAAGGGGATAAGCCGGCTCGACTGCGCGGTCCTCGCGCTCCTTCTCTGGTGCCTCGTCTCCGTCGTCGCCGCCGGGGGGACGCTCCTTGGCTTTGCAGACCTCCTGCGGATCGTGAAGGTGACGCTTCTGTACTTCTACCTGAGCCGCAACCTGCGGGACGAGACGGAGGTGAAGATCGTCTGCTACACACTCTTATTCACCCTGGCGGCCCAGGCCCTTTCCATCATCTACATGTATCTTGGCGGCACGATGCCCTTCAACCACTTCCAGAACGCCGAGATGGAGGAGGCTGAACTCTTCACCATGAGAAGGATCGGCGGCACGCTCGGGATCACCGGCACGGCGGTTTTTTTCGAGCTCATGATCCCGCTGGCGATCTCCTTCATCTTCTTCGCCGCCGGCCGGGCGCTGACGCTCCTTGCCTGGCCCCTCTTCGTTCTCGGGATGATCTCCGTCGTCTTCACCGCCTCGCGCACCAGTATCGCGGTCCTTTTTCTCGCGGTGCTGATCCTCTGGCCCTGGGCCTTTCTGAGGGAGCGCGCCAGGCGGGTGCAGCTTCTCTCCTTTGCCGCCGTCTTCCTCGTCCTCATGGCCTTCTTCGCCTGGATGGCGCTCCCGCGGCTGGAGGCGAGCTACATGAACCATTCGATGGAGGCACGCGGCAGCTACACCGTCATCGCGAAGGAGATCATAGCCGACCGCCCGGTCTTCGGGGTGGGGCTGAACAGCTTCTACGAGAACGCCCCGCGCTACAGTGGCTTTCGGGGGGCGGTGAGCCAGCTCTACGGGGTGCACAACGTCTACCTCTCCTTCGGGGCGGAGACCGGGCTCGCCGGCATCGTCATCCTCGGGTGGATCTTCGTGGAGGCCCTTGTTTTCGCCTTCACCAACCAGAGGAGGGGCACCCCCTTTGTCAGGGCGCTGTCGCTCGGGATCGCCGCGGCCCTTTGCGGCTCCTTCCTGATCAGCAGCAACCTGGGAATGGGGTTCAAGTACCTGTACACCATCTGGTCCTATCTCTGGCTCTTTCTCGCGCTCCTCGCGGCGATGCACCGGATGGTGAAAAAGGAAGGAAACGCGGCAGGCGGGGGGACGCCGGCAAAGTGGAGGGAGGGAGCATGA
- a CDS encoding flippase: MSRNVAQPLSERGKKFLVDVNWSLLSLLMLTATAVVLRILLARWLEPAGFGVLNMMINLQGVSAIVAGFGIPMALTRYVARGERPGEESVPPSCALAGAALLGAVAGLSLQLLAEPIARLYRMPQLSGLIALLGWGLPFSCFTETLLGLFNGLRNMRSYACLVFVRSASMVLFSWTLVIAGYGVEGAVWGMVLSAGAGALYGGIAARRHLAGGLSRFFPAIRRLCRFGSRIFGSNAVSELVNRADVLLVGYFLSASQVGVYSSAASISALLLIIPSAIQKVSYPASSAYWAGNDQESLQSMVDKVMKYSACVLFPVGLGTLFFGREIIALVFGRAYLDGYLPLCILLVPRVLGGSTLVPVGSLFSGIGRPEVSLKIDSSICVLNLLLNVLLIPRFGIAGAAAALALAQLCGYGAALALLARIVRIRIDWKWFGMAAGGACAAIVFFLLARGHLGPHLLCLTLLSGYLIFVFSVLLSREDKRILGSVAHSIISR; encoded by the coding sequence ATGTCCCGAAACGTAGCGCAACCGCTCTCGGAGCGCGGCAAGAAGTTCCTCGTCGACGTGAACTGGAGTCTTCTGAGCCTTCTCATGCTGACGGCGACGGCGGTCGTTTTGAGGATACTTCTGGCACGCTGGCTCGAGCCGGCGGGGTTCGGGGTGCTGAACATGATGATCAACCTGCAGGGGGTGAGCGCGATCGTGGCGGGCTTTGGCATCCCCATGGCCCTCACGAGGTATGTCGCCCGGGGGGAGCGCCCGGGGGAAGAGAGCGTACCTCCGTCGTGCGCGCTCGCGGGAGCAGCGCTTCTCGGCGCGGTAGCCGGTCTTTCCCTCCAGTTGCTGGCAGAGCCGATCGCGCGGTTGTACCGGATGCCGCAGCTCTCGGGGCTGATCGCCCTCCTCGGGTGGGGGCTACCGTTCAGCTGCTTCACCGAGACGCTCCTCGGGCTTTTCAACGGGCTGAGAAATATGAGGAGTTATGCCTGCCTTGTCTTTGTGCGCAGCGCCTCCATGGTCCTTTTCTCCTGGACCCTCGTCATCGCCGGATACGGTGTGGAGGGGGCTGTGTGGGGGATGGTCCTCTCCGCGGGAGCGGGCGCTCTGTACGGTGGGATCGCGGCGCGCCGGCACCTGGCGGGGGGCCTTTCCCGCTTCTTCCCCGCGATACGCAGACTCTGCCGCTTCGGGAGCAGGATCTTCGGCTCCAACGCTGTGAGCGAGCTGGTGAACCGGGCGGACGTGCTCCTCGTCGGCTACTTCCTCTCCGCGAGCCAGGTCGGGGTCTACTCCAGCGCGGCCTCGATAAGCGCGCTTCTCCTGATCATCCCGAGCGCGATCCAGAAGGTGTCGTACCCGGCGAGCTCCGCCTATTGGGCAGGCAACGACCAGGAGTCGCTCCAGAGCATGGTGGACAAGGTCATGAAGTACTCCGCGTGCGTGCTCTTCCCCGTGGGGCTCGGGACCCTCTTTTTCGGCAGGGAGATCATAGCGCTCGTCTTCGGCCGCGCTTACCTCGACGGGTATCTGCCGCTGTGCATACTCCTCGTCCCGCGCGTGCTCGGGGGCTCCACCCTCGTCCCGGTCGGCTCCCTCTTTTCCGGGATAGGGCGGCCGGAGGTGAGCCTGAAGATCGACTCCTCGATCTGCGTCCTGAACCTCCTGCTGAACGTTTTGCTGATCCCCCGCTTCGGGATCGCCGGAGCCGCGGCGGCCCTCGCCCTGGCGCAGCTCTGCGGCTACGGCGCTGCGCTCGCCCTGCTGGCGCGGATCGTGCGGATCAGGATCGACTGGAAGTGGTTCGGCATGGCGGCGGGGGGCGCATGCGCGGCGATCGTTTTCTTTCTCCTGGCGCGCGGCCACCTCGGCCCGCACCTTCTCTGCCTCACGCTCCTTTCGGGGTACCTGATCTTCGTCTTTAGCGTGCTTCTAAGCCGTGAGGACAAGCGGATCCTCGGCTCCGTCGCTCACTCGATAATTTCCCGCTGA